One Papaver somniferum cultivar HN1 chromosome 10, ASM357369v1, whole genome shotgun sequence genomic window carries:
- the LOC113315380 gene encoding uncharacterized protein LOC113315380, whose product MKPKPRSTFVNRQRAKEIATDAVNERLNTVAPKKNRSSTTKPSPAFINGTMGKETMTDGVDDRLGAVTCKRQRTSTTVPWSASFISTDAVDERLEPVTLKRHRSTTAPCSLVNGQWENEIVTDAVDVRISAVALEKQRSSTTNQRCAFVNGGRENEIVTDAEDERINVLSDTLVAWSDIRDEDADMFDADENGDMQLENDHATDTYNESNSEDYTGTNPGILITSLTAKTTPVAANRLYSTNMGVIVMSGQNNLQMLSGR is encoded by the exons ATGAAGCCGAAACCACGCTCTACATTTGTCAATCGCCAAAGGGCAAAAGAAATTGCGACTGATGCAGTGAATGAAAGACTCAACACCGTTGCTCCCAAGAAGAATAGGTCGTCAACAACTAAACCAAGCCCTGCATTCATCAATGGCACAATGGGAAAAGAAACTATGACTGATGGAGTGGATGATAGACTAGGCGCTGTAACTTGTAAGAGGCAGAGGACGTCAACAACAGTACCATGGTCTGCATCATTCATCAGTACTGATGCAGTGGATGAAAGACTCGAACCCGTTACTCTCAAGAGGCATAGGTCAACAACAGCACCATGCTCATTAGTGAATGGCCAATGGGAAAACGAAATTGTGACTGATGCAGTGGATGTAAGAATCAGCGCTGTTGCACTCGAGAAACAGAGGTCATCAACAACAAATCAACGTTGTGCATTTGTCAATGGAGGAAGGGAAAATGAAATTGTAACTGATGCGGAGGATGAAAGAATCAATGTTCTTTCTGACACTCTCGTTGCTTGGAGCGATATACGAGATGAAGATGCTGACATGTTTGATGCGGATGAAAATGGTGACATGCAACTGGAGAATGACCATGCAACTGACACTTATAACGAGTCTAACAGCGAAGACTACACCGGTACTAACCCAGGAATACTCATAACGAGTCTAACAGCGAAGACTACACCG GTAGCCGCCAACAGATTATATTCGACAAATATGGGCGTTATTGTGATGTCGGGTCAGAACAATTTGCAAATGCTATCGGGAAGATAG